A single region of the Plutella xylostella chromosome 7, ilPluXylo3.1, whole genome shotgun sequence genome encodes:
- the LOC105383390 gene encoding facilitated trehalose transporter Tret1 — protein sequence MVHKLHIIQDIPVSKFRSIASQVIACMSCNMLLLDLGMAVSFSTIALPDLLNAKEGLSLNEDQASWFGSLAFLTQPLGALFSGPLVDYFGRKKATFIVNIPHLVAWILMYYAWNVPALFLANGLLGLGTGIMESPINAYVGEISESSIRGALCTTTQVFTSVGILVMYFLGVVVPWRQAALVCLVAPVLSMAWVVFNLVPETPVWLLVRNREKDALKSLCFLRGWTTQENVREEYDALVEYAKTLKQCIICYKTDSKESELNECEHMKMNFVKKAILKFRYLMLSKETLRPFSFIMSYFAFLVMSGLAPIRPNLVNVCDAFGMATGGKNVALMVGVITVVVCVVVAGTIKFLGKRKLCIGAMLGTAVFTLALSIYAKVNLDDTVFSYDVSTFPKEKSYVPLFLFYMMTVFTALAIPWVLFGEVFPFRSRASAQGLAAAGNYVITFIAAKTLINLETTVQLWGAFAVYAAFAFVGTVYLYFFLPETEGKTLQEIENYYNGEFRTFADDPVINYFKRFKR from the exons ATGGTGCATAAACTCCATATCATTCAAGACATACCAGTCAGCAAATTTAGGTCTATTGCCTCACAG GTGATAGCCTGCATGTCGTGCAACATGCTGCTGCTGGACCTCGGCATGGCGGTGAGCTTCTCCACCATCGCGCTGCCCGACCTGCTCAACGCCAAGGAGGGGCTGTCGCTCAATGAGGACCAGGCCTCGTGGTTCG GCAGTCTGGCATTCCTGACGCAGCCGCTTGGCGCCCTATTCTCCGGCCCGCTCGTCGACTACTTCGGCCGGAAGAAGGCGACCTTCATCGTGAACATCCCTCACCTGGTGGCTTGGATCCTCATGTACTATGCCTGGAATGTGCCAGCATTGTTCCTGGCTAATGGCCTCCTTGGTCTCGGCACTGGGATTATGGAGTCCCCGATTAACGCTTACGTTGGGGAGATCAG TGAGTCGTCAATCCGCGGAGCTCTCTGCACGACGACTCAGGTGTTCACGTCGGTGGGCATCCTGGTGATGTACTTCCTCGGGGTCGTGGTGCCGTGGCGGCAGGCGGCGCTGGTCTGCCTCGTCGCTCCCGTGCTGTCCATGGCGTGGGTCGTGTTTAACTTG GTTCCAGAGACGCCTGTCTGGCTACTAGTGAGGAACCGCGAGAAAGATGCCCTCAAGTCGCTGTGCTTCCTGCGCGGATGGACCACTCAGGAGAACGTTCGAGAGGAGTACGACGCCCTCGTGGAATATGCCAAGACTTTGAAGCAGTGCATCATCTGCTACAAGACTGATAGTAAAGAGTCCGAGTTGAATGAGTGTGAACACATGAAGATGAACTTTGTAAAGAA GGCGATCCTCAAATTCCGTTACTTGATGCTGAGTAAGGAAACCCTGAGGCCCTTCAGCTTCATTATGAGTTACTTTGCGTTCCTGGTCATGAGTGGTCTGGCGCCGATCAGACCCAACCTGGTCAATGTGTGTGATGCTTTCGGAATGGCCACTGGAGGGAAGAATGTGGCA CTGATGGTGGGAGTGATCACGGTGGTGGTGTGCGTGGTGGTGGCGGGCACCATCAAGTTCCTCGGCAAGAGGAAGCTCTGCATCGGCGCCATGCTGGGAACAGCTGTGTTTACACTCGCACTCAGCATCTACGCTAag GTGAACCTGGACGACACAGTGTTCTCGTACGACGTGTCCACCTTTCCTAAGGAGAAGAGCTACGTGCCTCTGTTCCTTTTCTACATGATGACGGTGTTCACGGCGCTCGCCATACCCTGGGTGCTGTTCGGAGAAGTGTTTCCTTTCAG GAGCCGAGCATCAGCCCAGGGTCTGGCCGCGGCTGGCAACTACGTCATCACGTTCATCGCAGCCAAGACACTCATCAACCTGGAGACCACGGTGCAGCTGTGGGGGGCCTTCGCCGTCTACGCCGCCTTCGCCTTCGTCGGCACCGTCTACCTCTACTTCTTCTTACCAGAGACCGAGGGCAAGACTCTGCAGGAGATCGAAAACTACTACAACGGGGAATTCAGGACTTTCGCTGATGACCCCGTCATCAACTACTTTAAGCGCTTCAAGAGATAA